The Calypte anna isolate BGI_N300 chromosome 20, bCalAnn1_v1.p, whole genome shotgun sequence genome includes a region encoding these proteins:
- the NCOA5 gene encoding nuclear receptor coactivator 5 isoform X3 yields the protein MRNPRDVRDPRDMRDPRDPLYRRDEAYDRYLRLDDYYRRKDDSYYDRYKEHFDRALGNSDDRLKREERRREELYRQYYEEIKRRFDAERPVDCSVIVVNKQTKEYAESVGRKVRDLGMVVDLIFLNTEMSLTQALDDVSRGGSPFAIVITQQHQVHRSCTVNIMFGTPQEHRNMPQADAMVLVARNYERYKTESREKEREEIARQAAKMADEAILQERERPPPAEEGVRGGHPPGIQTLLNLLADNRYLTAEEIDKVINYLRDRKERLLRGSSEALQAPMSRQSLVAPSGSSLGSQSNLPSSQAHQSSQPLVPAPSVPVSSSNPQQELQAKILSLFNSGAAVAAAANSSSAASAGTSSNAPNQNFANMAGGQARSAPVSAGNLNQAPQRLQTPGTQLPAIQGPSRNAGPRPGAPPPAQSLYGQHQNRLPVPGNVPAPRPVSAGINFDNPSVQKALDTLIQSGPALSHLVSQTVAQGRSGSSAQQPMGSYQRHY from the exons ATGAGAAATCCACGAGATGTAAGGGATCCACGAGATATGAGAGACCCTCGGGATCCTTTGTACAG ACGAGATGAAGCGTACGACCGCTACCTTCGCCTGGACGACTACTACCGGCGGAAGGACGACTCTTACTATGACCGCTACAAAGAACATTTTGACAGGGCACTGGGGAATTCAGACG ACCGCCTGAAGCGTGAGGAGCGGCGCCGGGAGGAGCTGTACCGTCAGTACTATGAGGAAATCAAGAGACGTTTTGATGCGGAGAGGCCTGTGGACTGTTCTGTGATAGTGGTGAATAAACAGACCAA GGAGTATGCAGAGTCAGTGGGGCGGAAGGTGCGGGACCTGGGCATGGTAGTGGACCTGATCTTCCTCAACACCGAGATGTCACTGACGCAAGCCCTGGATGATGTGAGCAGAGGAGGGTCTCCTTTTGCTATTGTCATCACCCAGCAGCATCAAGTTCACCGTTCTTGCACTGTTAACATCATGTTTGGCACCCCACAAG AGCACCGCAACATGCCTCAAGCTGATGCCATGGTGCTGGTGGCAAGGAATTACGAGCGCTACAAAACAGAGTCACGGGAGAAGGAGCGGGAGGAGATTGCCCGGCAGGCTGCCAAGATGGCAGACGAGGCCATTCTGCAGGAGAGGGAGCGCCCGCCCCCCGCCGAGGAGGGTGTCAGAGGAGGGCACCCTCCAGGTATTCAGACTCTGCTGAACCTGCTGGCAGACAATCGCTATCTGACTGCTGAGGAGATTGATAAAGTCATTAATTACCTGAGAGACCGAAAGGAGCGGTTGCTGAGGGGCAGCAGTGAGGCTCTGCAGG caCCCATGTCGAGACAGTCTTTGGTGGCACCTTCAGGATCATCTCTGGGTAGTCAGTCCAATCTTCCAAGCTCTCAGGCTCATCAGAGTTCACAGCCTCTTGTCCCTGCACCTTCTGTTCCAGTGTCCTCTTCTAATCCTCAGCAGGAGCTTCAAGCAAAAATTCTCAGTCTTTTCAACAGTGGGGCAGCCGTGGCTGCTGCAGCAAACAGCagttctgcagcctctgcaggtACATCGAGCAATGCTCCCAACCAGAACTTTGCTAACATGGCCGGCGGTCAGGCCCGCTCAGCACCAGTGAGTGCTGGAAATTTAAACCAGGCTCCACAGAGATTGCAGACTCCAGGCACACAGCTTCCAGCTATCCAAGGCCCTTCAAGAAATGCAGGTCCAAGACCTGGAGCTCCTCCACCAGCTCAGTCACTCTATGGTCAACACCAAAATCGCCTCCCTGTACCTGGCAATGTACCTGCTCCAAGGCCAGTATCTGCTGGTATCAACTTTGACAACCCCAGTGTACAGAAAGCCTTGGACACCCTCATCCAGAGTGGTCCTGCACTCTCCCACCTAGTGAGCCAAACCGTGGCCCAGGGGCGATCAGGGTCCTCAGCCCAGCAACCGATGGGTTCCTACCAGCGACACTAttag
- the NCOA5 gene encoding nuclear receptor coactivator 5 isoform X1, with the protein MNKASSRSSPARREPYAYGDGRDARRDRSPLRGSPRRDPRDGRDGRNGRDSRDIRARDIRDARDHRDLRDPRDIRDPRDLRDPRDVRDLRDPREPLYDRYRDPRDMRNPRDVRDPRDMRDPRDPLYRRDEAYDRYLRLDDYYRRKDDSYYDRYKEHFDRALGNSDDRLKREERRREELYRQYYEEIKRRFDAERPVDCSVIVVNKQTKEYAESVGRKVRDLGMVVDLIFLNTEMSLTQALDDVSRGGSPFAIVITQQHQVHRSCTVNIMFGTPQEHRNMPQADAMVLVARNYERYKTESREKEREEIARQAAKMADEAILQERERPPPAEEGVRGGHPPGIQTLLNLLADNRYLTAEEIDKVINYLRDRKERLLRGSSEALQAPMSRQSLVAPSGSSLGSQSNLPSSQAHQSSQPLVPAPSVPVSSSNPQQELQAKILSLFNSGAAVAAAANSSSAASAGTSSNAPNQNFANMAGGQARSAPVSAGNLNQAPQRLQTPGTQLPAIQGPSRNAGPRPGAPPPAQSLYGQHQNRLPVPGNVPAPRPVSAGINFDNPSVQKALDTLIQSGPALSHLVSQTVAQGRSGSSAQQPMGSYQRHY; encoded by the exons AGAGCCATATGCCTATGGAGATGGCCGAGATGCCAGGCGTGACCGCTCCCCTCTTCGAGGGAGCCCCCGGAGAGACCCTCGGGATGGCAGGGATGGGAGAAACGGGCGAGATTCCAGAGACATTCGAGCAAGAGACATACGTGATGCCAGAGACCACAGGGACCTGCGAGACCCACGGGATATCAGGGATCCAAGAGACCTGCGAGACCCTCGTGATGTCAGAGATCTCCGTGACCCACGGGAACCCCTGTATGATCGGTACAGGGATCCACGGGATATGAGAAATCCACGAGATGTAAGGGATCCACGAGATATGAGAGACCCTCGGGATCCTTTGTACAG ACGAGATGAAGCGTACGACCGCTACCTTCGCCTGGACGACTACTACCGGCGGAAGGACGACTCTTACTATGACCGCTACAAAGAACATTTTGACAGGGCACTGGGGAATTCAGACG ACCGCCTGAAGCGTGAGGAGCGGCGCCGGGAGGAGCTGTACCGTCAGTACTATGAGGAAATCAAGAGACGTTTTGATGCGGAGAGGCCTGTGGACTGTTCTGTGATAGTGGTGAATAAACAGACCAA GGAGTATGCAGAGTCAGTGGGGCGGAAGGTGCGGGACCTGGGCATGGTAGTGGACCTGATCTTCCTCAACACCGAGATGTCACTGACGCAAGCCCTGGATGATGTGAGCAGAGGAGGGTCTCCTTTTGCTATTGTCATCACCCAGCAGCATCAAGTTCACCGTTCTTGCACTGTTAACATCATGTTTGGCACCCCACAAG AGCACCGCAACATGCCTCAAGCTGATGCCATGGTGCTGGTGGCAAGGAATTACGAGCGCTACAAAACAGAGTCACGGGAGAAGGAGCGGGAGGAGATTGCCCGGCAGGCTGCCAAGATGGCAGACGAGGCCATTCTGCAGGAGAGGGAGCGCCCGCCCCCCGCCGAGGAGGGTGTCAGAGGAGGGCACCCTCCAGGTATTCAGACTCTGCTGAACCTGCTGGCAGACAATCGCTATCTGACTGCTGAGGAGATTGATAAAGTCATTAATTACCTGAGAGACCGAAAGGAGCGGTTGCTGAGGGGCAGCAGTGAGGCTCTGCAGG caCCCATGTCGAGACAGTCTTTGGTGGCACCTTCAGGATCATCTCTGGGTAGTCAGTCCAATCTTCCAAGCTCTCAGGCTCATCAGAGTTCACAGCCTCTTGTCCCTGCACCTTCTGTTCCAGTGTCCTCTTCTAATCCTCAGCAGGAGCTTCAAGCAAAAATTCTCAGTCTTTTCAACAGTGGGGCAGCCGTGGCTGCTGCAGCAAACAGCagttctgcagcctctgcaggtACATCGAGCAATGCTCCCAACCAGAACTTTGCTAACATGGCCGGCGGTCAGGCCCGCTCAGCACCAGTGAGTGCTGGAAATTTAAACCAGGCTCCACAGAGATTGCAGACTCCAGGCACACAGCTTCCAGCTATCCAAGGCCCTTCAAGAAATGCAGGTCCAAGACCTGGAGCTCCTCCACCAGCTCAGTCACTCTATGGTCAACACCAAAATCGCCTCCCTGTACCTGGCAATGTACCTGCTCCAAGGCCAGTATCTGCTGGTATCAACTTTGACAACCCCAGTGTACAGAAAGCCTTGGACACCCTCATCCAGAGTGGTCCTGCACTCTCCCACCTAGTGAGCCAAACCGTGGCCCAGGGGCGATCAGGGTCCTCAGCCCAGCAACCGATGGGTTCCTACCAGCGACACTAttag